A single genomic interval of Labrus bergylta chromosome 18, fLabBer1.1, whole genome shotgun sequence harbors:
- the cep170ba gene encoding centrosomal protein of 170 kDa protein B isoform X5, translating to MSVTSWFLVSSSGTRHRLPREMIFVGRDDCELMLQSRSVDKQHAVINYDTNRDEHMVKDLGSLNGTFVNDLRIPDQTYITLKLSDVIRFGYDAHVYILERSQHKVPEEALKHEKYTSQLQLGVKALEAKAKEKQQSSEKTQGSNIKQQDRAERKSQSLTGVTDSPISKPTPLYGQPSWWGEDEDPANKGQNRGEKSPEHGSPEHAKDVSQYEVNGSLSDSQAKSIFSYRREPSYFEIPTKELQQRPAKKSETQVHEVPTKDTPDPTQCVSSTPTPPVVQSHASFTIEFDECTPGKMKIKDHVTKFSFRQPPNPPSPEVTTPTEVMSAESKVADWLVQSNASMTRRRSQADDMYSSNSDPLFHSTKANREDGTHSDSAINGNDFLQSELETGSQVSPQPLRASLSHHYATSDSKGHSSSSPPESQSLSSLGKAEPQQAFVIEFFDDNPRKKRSQSFNNNPPSPEPSALRVPQEKPRKSTSPTEERRVQARAPITPPTQRYTVPLKGPASTGPQRAGSLRREKTEDRISTGFTSRSSSSVPVRPFSSAGRRSKIAQDFTAELFKQTKPSSSATWDKNTFSSPAAAKKETNKTETAVLSHSSPPLSYQPQTSSPIRQPVPLKPPVMPPASQSLEVKSPQISPRNEDDDCLSDAGTYTIEADVQDREIEEARKKISQGQSAGGVLQGAPKWMSCWASLADSYTDSGPSSGLFDIPSQMELSGGARSTIVHKATFTRHHNNSADSERARRVLPLAPQVEKSDMPTPSIHVHYDPHSTFDVGEESMMASRSPDELHRLSVQDDVEPDSLSDASRSDDGSIIDQRRRPLSYAEKTKTEDKPRLPTKSTSFYIGSQEVVSKPELEGPKSNAPRTEKKTTKPFSTATMTKTRNTQDSVKVKPGMSASVQDQERQSPESKERTVSPLIRQESFTKERPSNVRLPNISSQPVQRDTDLESFQGACNQDTHSFLKETEDVLAVLEAKLLQSAQSEKTPSPIADSLSGDSDVDTSSTISQQSNKARPTPLSKKPSISGFHRETSSASLASQGSSQQSTPLNKRRTQGVDNNSKAEPVRRPVGLRRSVGKRGSTDLSDDPHSLPHSDQESYNHQTHKKYTVPLQKEDGKTTRVSQALTRANSLSAPRPTRASMLRRARLGEVSDNEGTETDRLYQEALNAQTKQPQENKKLSRLDMLAMPRKRTSSFNTPSDTEASSRTSAPGPKPVERSQKAALKETPITRARSNSAKYTSSTASSRRRQKGSDYASTSDEEYDSNQSTPKHKRSQPSSASNSARNQQRPRPQPVVALRPKPRGRDSEDENQEGETYHNWSNHSAEIARLSQDLAKDLAILAREIHDVAGDGDQPNPGVESTTPISKVTTHEQLVHHIPEAGLNSQRVPPGSTSTKEPDQSSSDCVQNSRERDQSRDEVSVDNLMLNPVSQVILAIKENTEQLADKIKVLFQDRMDIWQDIEAKVNSETEVHVVKTSNKVGDEITSILKELRRVQRQLEVINTVMEPSEQPEVSKTSASAFSSSSGAPPSRALSSRDWRTVHSATKRGGGPRPGESVRRAVVTPDDLRQGYLV from the exons ACATTTGTCAACGACCTAAGAATCCCAGACCAGACGTACATCACCCTCAAGCTCTCTGATGTCATCCGCTTTGGTTATGAT GCTCATGTTTATATTCTGGAGAGAAGTCAGCACAAAGTACCTGAGGAAGCTCTTAAA CATGAGAAGTACACCAGCCAGTTACAGCTTGGTGTAAAAGCTTTGGAGGCCAAGGCAAAGGAGAAACAGCAGAGCTCAGAGAAGACCCAAGGCTCCAATATAAAACAACAGGATAGAGCAGAGCGAAAATCCCAGTCTCTTACAG GTGTCACAGATTCTCCGATATCCAAGCCTACTCCTCTTTACGGCCAACCGTCTTGGTGGGGGGAGGATGAGGACCCAGCCAACAAAGGGCAGAACAGAGGGGAAAAATCTCCAGAACATGGATCTCCAG AACATGCTAAAGATGTGTCCCAATATGAGGTCAACGGTTCTCTGTCCGACAGTCAGGCCAAGTCCATCTTCTCGTACCGCCGGGAGCCCAGCTACTTTGAGATCCCAACAAAAGAACTGCAGCAGCGACCTGCAAAAAAGTCTGAAACGCAGGTTCACGAGGTTCCCACAAAGGACACTCCAGATCCCACTCAGTGCGTCTCCTCCACTCCCACCCCCCCCGTGGTCCAAAGCCATGCCTCTTTCACCATTGAATTCGACGAATGCACGCCAGGTAAAATGAAGATCAAGGACCACGTAACCAAGTTTTCTTTCCGCCAGCCGCCGAATCCACCATCCCCAGAGGTCACCACACCGACTGAGGTCATGTCAGCAGAAAGCAAAGTTGCTGATTGGCTGGTTCAAAGTAATGCTAGCATGACGAGGAGGAGGTCACAGGCTGATGACATGTACAGCTCAAACAGTGACCCATTATTTCATAGTACCAAGG CAAACCGTGAAGATGGCACTCACAGTGATTCTGCAATCAATGGAAATGATTTCCTTCAATCAGAACTTGAGACTGGGTCGCAGGTGTCTCCACAACCCCTTAGAGCCTCCCTTTCACATCACTATGCCACTTCTGATTCTAAAGGGCACTCATCCTCCTCTCCACCAGAGTCTCAGTCCCTTTCCAGCCTCGGCAAGGCTGAGCCTCAGCAAGCTTTTGTCATTGAATTCTTTGATGATAACCCAAGGAAGAAGAGATCGCAGTCCTTCAACAATAACCCACCCTCACCTGAACCCTCAGCCCTTAGGGTCCCGCAGGAGAAGCCAAGGAAGAGCACAAGTCCCACAGAAGAGAGACGAGTCCAAGCTCGAGCCCCCATCACTCCCCCAACCCAAAGATACACTGTCCCCCTGAAGGGCCCGGCTTCCACAGGCCCACAAAGAGCCGGCTCTCTGCGCAGGGAGAAGACAGAGGACCGAATCAGCACTGGCTTTACCTCTCGCTCTTCATCATCTGTTCCTGTGAGGCCCTTTAGCAGTGCGGGCCGGAGATCTAAAATTGCCCAGGACTTTACTGCTGAACTATTCAAACAGACAAAGCCGTCCTCTTCTGCAACGTgggacaaaaatacatttagttcTCCTGCGGCAGctaaaaaagagacaaataaaacTGAGACAGCTGTACTGTCCCATTCTAGTCCACCTTTGTCTTACCAGCCTCAGACGTCCTCTCCAATTCGTCAGCCTGTTCCCTTAAAGCCCCCTGTGATGCCCCCAGCATCTCAGAGCTTGGAAGTCAAAAGCCCCCAAATCAGCCCCAGAAATGAAGACGACGACTGTCTGAGTGACGCAGGGACCTACACCATTGAAGCAGATGTTCAAGATAGAGAGATAGAAGAGGCGCGGAAAAAGATTAGCCAG GGTCAGTCAGCAGGTGGAGTGTTACAAGGGGCTCCTAAGTGGATGTCTTGCTGGGCCAGCCTGGCAGACAGCTACACAGACTCCGGACCTTCGTCTGGGCTCTTTGACATTCCCTCCCAGATGGAGCTGTCAGGAGGGG CACGAAGCACCATCGTCCACAAGGCCACGTTCACCCGACACCACAACAACAGCGCTGACTCTGAAAGAGCTCGGCGTGTCCTACCCCTGGCACCGCAGGTGGAGAAGAGTGACATGCCAACTCCCAGCATTCATGTTCATTATGACCCACATTCAACGTTTGATGTAGGAGAGGAAAGCATGATGGCCTCGAGGTCTCCGGATGAACTTCACAGGTTATCAGTGCAGGATGACGTAGAGCCCGACAGTCTGAGTGATGCCAGCAGGTCAGATGATGGGTCCATCATAGATCAAAGGAGGAGACCGCTGTCATACGCAGAAAAAACGAAAACTGAGGACAAACCAAGACTCCCGACCAAGTCTACGTCCTTCTACATCGGGTCACAGGAGGTTGTGTCAAAACCTGAACTCGAAGGCCCAAAATCAAACGCTCCTAggactgaaaagaaaacaaccaaaCCATTCTCAACAGCTACAATgaccaaaacaagaaacactcaGGACTCTGTAAAAGTCAAACCTGGCATGTCAGCGTCTGTCCAAGACCAGGAGAGACAGAGTCCAGAGTCCAAAGAGCGCACTGTGTCCCCATTAATTAGACAAGAGAGCTTCACCAAGGAGCGGCCAAGCAATGTCAGACTTCCCAACATCTCCAGCCAGCCTGTTCAGAGAGACACTGACCTTGAATCTTTCCAGGGAGCATGCAATCAGGACACTCATTCTTTCCTCAAAGAGACAGAGGATGTTCTGGCTGTTCTGGAGGCTAAACTCCTCCAATCAGCTCAGTCGGAAAAAACACCGTCCCCAATAGCTGACTCTCTTTCTGGAGATTCTGATGTGGACACTTCAAGCACAATTAGCCAACAGAGCAATAAGGCCAGGCCAACCCCACTGAGTAAAAAACCCTCCATTAGTGGCTTCCATAGGGAGACGTCCTCAGCAAGTTTAGCGAGTCAGGGCTCGAGTCAGCAGTCCACTCCATTGAATAAGCGTCGCACTCAGGGAGTTGACAATAACAGTAAAGCTGAGCCTGTTAGGAGACCAGTTGGACTGAGACGCAGTGTTGGGAAACGTGGCTCCACAGACCTTAGCGACGACCCTCATAGCCTACCTCACTCTGATCAGGAGTCTTACAACCACCAAACCCACAAAAAATACACGGTACCCCTTCAGAAGGAGGACGGAAAGACCACCAGAGTGTCCCAGGCTTTAACCCGTGCCAACAGCCTGTCGGCCCCAAGACCCACCAGAGCATCCATGCTCCGCCGGGCTCGCCTGGGAGAGGTTTCAGACAACGAGggcacagagacagacaggcttTACCAGGAAGCACTTAACGCCCAAACTAAGCAACCCCAGGAAAACAAGAAACTCTCCAGGCTCGATATGCTGGCGATGCCTCGTAAGCGGACAAGTTCGTTCAACACACCCAGTGATACTGAGGCCTCTTCCAGGACCTCGGCTCCAGGGCCCAAGCCAGTAGAGAGGTCGCAGAAAGCAGCGCTCAAAGAGACACCGATCACTCGAGCACGTTCAAATAGTGCCAAGTACACCAGCAGCACCGCAA GCTCCAGGAGACGACAGAAAGGCTCCGACTATGCCTCTACCTCAGATGAAGAGTACGACTCAAACCAGAGCACTCCTAAACACAAACGCTCCCAACCTTCCTCAGCTTCCAACAGCGCACGTAATCAGCAACGGCCCCGACCTCAACCCGTGGTCGCCCTGCGTCCTAAACCCCGTGGCAGAGATTCTGAGGATGAGAATCAGGAGGGAGAAACCTACCACAACTGGTCCAACCACAGTGCTGAGATTGCACG GTTGAGTCAAGACCTGGCTAAAGACTTGGCCATCTTAGCCAGAGAGATCCATGATGTGGCCGGTGATGGTGATCAACCAAACCCCGGGGTGGAGAGCACTACACCCATCTCTAAAGTCACCACCCACGAACAG CTGGTTCATCATATACCAGAGGCTGGATTAAACTCCCAGAGAGTCCCACCTGGTTCAACATCTACAAAGGAACCTGACCAGAGCTCGAGTGACTGTGTACAAAACTCCAGGGAGCGTGATCAAAGCAGAGACGAG GTCTCCGTGGACAATCTGATGCTGAATCCAGTGTCTCAGGTCATCCTGGCCATCAAAGAGAACACTGAGCAACTTGCTGACAAAATAAA GGTACTGTTCCAGGACAGGATGGATATCTGGCAAGACATCGAGGCCAAGGTTAATTCTGAAACTGAAGTTCACGTTGTAAAAACCTCCAACAAGGTTGGTGAT GAAATCACATCCATCTTGAAAGAACTCAGGAGAGTTCAACGGCAACTTGAGG TCATTAACACAGTCATGGAGCCCAGCGAGCAGCCTGAGGTATCCAAGACTTCAGCCTCAGCGTTCTCCTCGTCATCTGGAGCTCCGCCCTCCAGAGCTCTCTCCTCAAGAGACTGGAGAACAGTCCACTCTGCAACCAAACGTGGCGGCGGCCCGCGGCCTGGTGAGAGTGTGAGGCGAGCAGTTGTGACGCCTGACGATCTCAGACAGGGATATTTGGTCTGA
- the cep170ba gene encoding centrosomal protein of 170 kDa protein B isoform X4 has product MSVTSWFLVSSSGTRHRLPREMIFVGRDDCELMLQSRSVDKQHAVINYDTNRDEHMVKDLGSLNGTFVNDLRIPDQTYITLKLSDVIRFGYDAHVYILERSQHKVPEEALKHEKYTSQLQLGVKALEAKAKEKQQSSEKTQGSNIKQQDRAERKSQSLTGVTDSPISKPTPLYGQPSWWGEDEDPANKGQNRGEKSPEHGSPEHAKDVSQYEVNGSLSDSQAKSIFSYRREPSYFEIPTKELQQRPAKKSETQVHEVPTKDTPDPTQCVSSTPTPPVVQSHASFTIEFDECTPGKMKIKDHVTKFSFRQPPNPPSPEVTTPTEVMSAESKVADWLVQSNASMTRRRSQADDMYSSNSDPLFHSTKANREDGTHSDSAINGNDFLQSELETGSQVSPQPLRASLSHHYATSDSKGHSSSSPPESQSLSSLGKAEPQQAFVIEFFDDNPRKKRSQSFNNNPPSPEPSALRVPQEKPRKSTSPTEERRVQARAPITPPTQRYTVPLKGPASTGPQRAGSLRREKTEDRISTGFTSRSSSSVPVRPFSSAGRRSKIAQDFTAELFKQTKPSSSATWDKNTFSSPAAAKKETNKTETAVLSHSSPPLSYQPQTSSPIRQPVPLKPPVMPPASQSLEVKSPQISPRNEDDDCLSDAGTYTIEADVQDREIEEARKKISQVFGVFESPERTNQSEAETSSAFRPVTAQSRTQHRQSSCGEVRPAPGQGQFLVKGQSAGGVLQGAPKWMSCWASLADSYTDSGPSSGLFDIPSQMELSGGARSTIVHKATFTRHHNNSADSERARRVLPLAPQVEKSDMPTPSIHVHYDPHSTFDVGEESMMASRSPDELHRLSVQDDVEPDSLSDASRSDDGSIIDQRRRPLSYAEKTKTEDKPRLPTKSTSFYIGSQEVVSKPELEGPKSNAPRTEKKTTKPFSTATMTKTRNTQDSVKVKPGMSASVQDQERQSPESKERTVSPLIRQESFTKERPSNVRLPNISSQPVQRDTDLESFQGACNQDTHSFLKETEDVLAVLEAKLLQSAQSEKTPSPIADSLSGDSDVDTSSTISQQSNKARPTPLSKKPSISGFHRETSSASLASQGSSQQSTPLNKRRTQGVDNNSKAEPVRRPVGLRRSVGKRGSTDLSDDPHSLPHSDQESYNHQTHKKYTVPLQKEDGKTTRVSQALTRANSLSAPRPTRASMLRRARLGEVSDNEGTETDRLYQEALNAQTKQPQENKKLSRLDMLAMPRKRTSSFNTPSDTEASSRTSAPGPKPVERSQKAALKETPITRARSNSAKYTSSTATSNSARNQQRPRPQPVVALRPKPRGRDSEDENQEGETYHNWSNHSAEIARLSQDLAKDLAILAREIHDVAGDGDQPNPGVESTTPISKVTTHEQLVHHIPEAGLNSQRVPPGSTSTKEPDQSSSDCVQNSRERDQSRDEVSVDNLMLNPVSQVILAIKENTEQLADKIKVLFQDRMDIWQDIEAKVNSETEVHVVKTSNKVGDEITSILKELRRVQRQLEVINTVMEPSEQPEVSKTSASAFSSSSGAPPSRALSSRDWRTVHSATKRGGGPRPGESVRRAVVTPDDLRQGYLV; this is encoded by the exons ACATTTGTCAACGACCTAAGAATCCCAGACCAGACGTACATCACCCTCAAGCTCTCTGATGTCATCCGCTTTGGTTATGAT GCTCATGTTTATATTCTGGAGAGAAGTCAGCACAAAGTACCTGAGGAAGCTCTTAAA CATGAGAAGTACACCAGCCAGTTACAGCTTGGTGTAAAAGCTTTGGAGGCCAAGGCAAAGGAGAAACAGCAGAGCTCAGAGAAGACCCAAGGCTCCAATATAAAACAACAGGATAGAGCAGAGCGAAAATCCCAGTCTCTTACAG GTGTCACAGATTCTCCGATATCCAAGCCTACTCCTCTTTACGGCCAACCGTCTTGGTGGGGGGAGGATGAGGACCCAGCCAACAAAGGGCAGAACAGAGGGGAAAAATCTCCAGAACATGGATCTCCAG AACATGCTAAAGATGTGTCCCAATATGAGGTCAACGGTTCTCTGTCCGACAGTCAGGCCAAGTCCATCTTCTCGTACCGCCGGGAGCCCAGCTACTTTGAGATCCCAACAAAAGAACTGCAGCAGCGACCTGCAAAAAAGTCTGAAACGCAGGTTCACGAGGTTCCCACAAAGGACACTCCAGATCCCACTCAGTGCGTCTCCTCCACTCCCACCCCCCCCGTGGTCCAAAGCCATGCCTCTTTCACCATTGAATTCGACGAATGCACGCCAGGTAAAATGAAGATCAAGGACCACGTAACCAAGTTTTCTTTCCGCCAGCCGCCGAATCCACCATCCCCAGAGGTCACCACACCGACTGAGGTCATGTCAGCAGAAAGCAAAGTTGCTGATTGGCTGGTTCAAAGTAATGCTAGCATGACGAGGAGGAGGTCACAGGCTGATGACATGTACAGCTCAAACAGTGACCCATTATTTCATAGTACCAAGG CAAACCGTGAAGATGGCACTCACAGTGATTCTGCAATCAATGGAAATGATTTCCTTCAATCAGAACTTGAGACTGGGTCGCAGGTGTCTCCACAACCCCTTAGAGCCTCCCTTTCACATCACTATGCCACTTCTGATTCTAAAGGGCACTCATCCTCCTCTCCACCAGAGTCTCAGTCCCTTTCCAGCCTCGGCAAGGCTGAGCCTCAGCAAGCTTTTGTCATTGAATTCTTTGATGATAACCCAAGGAAGAAGAGATCGCAGTCCTTCAACAATAACCCACCCTCACCTGAACCCTCAGCCCTTAGGGTCCCGCAGGAGAAGCCAAGGAAGAGCACAAGTCCCACAGAAGAGAGACGAGTCCAAGCTCGAGCCCCCATCACTCCCCCAACCCAAAGATACACTGTCCCCCTGAAGGGCCCGGCTTCCACAGGCCCACAAAGAGCCGGCTCTCTGCGCAGGGAGAAGACAGAGGACCGAATCAGCACTGGCTTTACCTCTCGCTCTTCATCATCTGTTCCTGTGAGGCCCTTTAGCAGTGCGGGCCGGAGATCTAAAATTGCCCAGGACTTTACTGCTGAACTATTCAAACAGACAAAGCCGTCCTCTTCTGCAACGTgggacaaaaatacatttagttcTCCTGCGGCAGctaaaaaagagacaaataaaacTGAGACAGCTGTACTGTCCCATTCTAGTCCACCTTTGTCTTACCAGCCTCAGACGTCCTCTCCAATTCGTCAGCCTGTTCCCTTAAAGCCCCCTGTGATGCCCCCAGCATCTCAGAGCTTGGAAGTCAAAAGCCCCCAAATCAGCCCCAGAAATGAAGACGACGACTGTCTGAGTGACGCAGGGACCTACACCATTGAAGCAGATGTTCAAGATAGAGAGATAGAAGAGGCGCGGAAAAAGATTAGCCAG GTATTTGGTGTTTTTGAGAGTCCAGAGAGAACCAACCAGAGTGAAGCAGAAACTTCTTCAGCATTTAGGCCTGTGACTGCTCAGAGCAGGACACAGCATAGACAGAGTAGCTGTGGGGAGGTGAGGCCAGCTCCAGGGCAGGGACAGTTTCTGGTGAAG GGTCAGTCAGCAGGTGGAGTGTTACAAGGGGCTCCTAAGTGGATGTCTTGCTGGGCCAGCCTGGCAGACAGCTACACAGACTCCGGACCTTCGTCTGGGCTCTTTGACATTCCCTCCCAGATGGAGCTGTCAGGAGGGG CACGAAGCACCATCGTCCACAAGGCCACGTTCACCCGACACCACAACAACAGCGCTGACTCTGAAAGAGCTCGGCGTGTCCTACCCCTGGCACCGCAGGTGGAGAAGAGTGACATGCCAACTCCCAGCATTCATGTTCATTATGACCCACATTCAACGTTTGATGTAGGAGAGGAAAGCATGATGGCCTCGAGGTCTCCGGATGAACTTCACAGGTTATCAGTGCAGGATGACGTAGAGCCCGACAGTCTGAGTGATGCCAGCAGGTCAGATGATGGGTCCATCATAGATCAAAGGAGGAGACCGCTGTCATACGCAGAAAAAACGAAAACTGAGGACAAACCAAGACTCCCGACCAAGTCTACGTCCTTCTACATCGGGTCACAGGAGGTTGTGTCAAAACCTGAACTCGAAGGCCCAAAATCAAACGCTCCTAggactgaaaagaaaacaaccaaaCCATTCTCAACAGCTACAATgaccaaaacaagaaacactcaGGACTCTGTAAAAGTCAAACCTGGCATGTCAGCGTCTGTCCAAGACCAGGAGAGACAGAGTCCAGAGTCCAAAGAGCGCACTGTGTCCCCATTAATTAGACAAGAGAGCTTCACCAAGGAGCGGCCAAGCAATGTCAGACTTCCCAACATCTCCAGCCAGCCTGTTCAGAGAGACACTGACCTTGAATCTTTCCAGGGAGCATGCAATCAGGACACTCATTCTTTCCTCAAAGAGACAGAGGATGTTCTGGCTGTTCTGGAGGCTAAACTCCTCCAATCAGCTCAGTCGGAAAAAACACCGTCCCCAATAGCTGACTCTCTTTCTGGAGATTCTGATGTGGACACTTCAAGCACAATTAGCCAACAGAGCAATAAGGCCAGGCCAACCCCACTGAGTAAAAAACCCTCCATTAGTGGCTTCCATAGGGAGACGTCCTCAGCAAGTTTAGCGAGTCAGGGCTCGAGTCAGCAGTCCACTCCATTGAATAAGCGTCGCACTCAGGGAGTTGACAATAACAGTAAAGCTGAGCCTGTTAGGAGACCAGTTGGACTGAGACGCAGTGTTGGGAAACGTGGCTCCACAGACCTTAGCGACGACCCTCATAGCCTACCTCACTCTGATCAGGAGTCTTACAACCACCAAACCCACAAAAAATACACGGTACCCCTTCAGAAGGAGGACGGAAAGACCACCAGAGTGTCCCAGGCTTTAACCCGTGCCAACAGCCTGTCGGCCCCAAGACCCACCAGAGCATCCATGCTCCGCCGGGCTCGCCTGGGAGAGGTTTCAGACAACGAGggcacagagacagacaggcttTACCAGGAAGCACTTAACGCCCAAACTAAGCAACCCCAGGAAAACAAGAAACTCTCCAGGCTCGATATGCTGGCGATGCCTCGTAAGCGGACAAGTTCGTTCAACACACCCAGTGATACTGAGGCCTCTTCCAGGACCTCGGCTCCAGGGCCCAAGCCAGTAGAGAGGTCGCAGAAAGCAGCGCTCAAAGAGACACCGATCACTCGAGCACGTTCAAATAGTGCCAAGTACACCAGCAGCACCGCAA CTTCCAACAGCGCACGTAATCAGCAACGGCCCCGACCTCAACCCGTGGTCGCCCTGCGTCCTAAACCCCGTGGCAGAGATTCTGAGGATGAGAATCAGGAGGGAGAAACCTACCACAACTGGTCCAACCACAGTGCTGAGATTGCACG GTTGAGTCAAGACCTGGCTAAAGACTTGGCCATCTTAGCCAGAGAGATCCATGATGTGGCCGGTGATGGTGATCAACCAAACCCCGGGGTGGAGAGCACTACACCCATCTCTAAAGTCACCACCCACGAACAG CTGGTTCATCATATACCAGAGGCTGGATTAAACTCCCAGAGAGTCCCACCTGGTTCAACATCTACAAAGGAACCTGACCAGAGCTCGAGTGACTGTGTACAAAACTCCAGGGAGCGTGATCAAAGCAGAGACGAG GTCTCCGTGGACAATCTGATGCTGAATCCAGTGTCTCAGGTCATCCTGGCCATCAAAGAGAACACTGAGCAACTTGCTGACAAAATAAA GGTACTGTTCCAGGACAGGATGGATATCTGGCAAGACATCGAGGCCAAGGTTAATTCTGAAACTGAAGTTCACGTTGTAAAAACCTCCAACAAGGTTGGTGAT GAAATCACATCCATCTTGAAAGAACTCAGGAGAGTTCAACGGCAACTTGAGG TCATTAACACAGTCATGGAGCCCAGCGAGCAGCCTGAGGTATCCAAGACTTCAGCCTCAGCGTTCTCCTCGTCATCTGGAGCTCCGCCCTCCAGAGCTCTCTCCTCAAGAGACTGGAGAACAGTCCACTCTGCAACCAAACGTGGCGGCGGCCCGCGGCCTGGTGAGAGTGTGAGGCGAGCAGTTGTGACGCCTGACGATCTCAGACAGGGATATTTGGTCTGA